Proteins from a genomic interval of Candidatus Rokuibacteriota bacterium:
- a CDS encoding MBL fold metallo-hydrolase: MHFVFLGSSGAIPGRNRDTTSLVFVSERDAVLVDCGGSPAQKLMLAGTDPRALSRVVITHIHPDHAYGLPSLVQTLFLLGRTTPLHLACREEHEAPLRALLGLFGLLERPGLFPVVWEPVPPREGFTIGTPGDFAITASPNAHGGMPNMALRFEAPGGPAVVYSSDTEPCAAVEALARGAHTLIHEATFSERRPRGIGAHSTAAQAGEIAARAGVTRLILAHIDAGLHGELDALREEARARFSGEVEIARELVPYPL; the protein is encoded by the coding sequence GTGCACTTCGTCTTTCTCGGCAGCTCGGGGGCCATCCCCGGGCGGAACCGCGACACGACATCCCTCGTCTTCGTCAGTGAGCGCGACGCCGTCCTCGTGGACTGCGGCGGCAGTCCGGCCCAGAAGCTCATGCTGGCGGGGACGGACCCGCGCGCCCTGAGCCGCGTGGTGATCACCCACATCCATCCCGACCACGCCTACGGGCTGCCTTCCCTCGTCCAGACGCTCTTCCTGTTGGGCCGGACGACGCCGCTGCACCTTGCGTGCCGCGAAGAGCACGAGGCGCCGCTCCGCGCGCTGCTGGGCCTCTTTGGGCTGCTGGAGCGCCCGGGGCTATTCCCCGTCGTGTGGGAGCCGGTGCCTCCGCGGGAGGGGTTCACTATCGGTACGCCGGGAGACTTCGCGATCACGGCGTCGCCGAATGCCCACGGCGGCATGCCGAACATGGCGCTGCGCTTCGAGGCGCCCGGCGGGCCCGCCGTCGTCTACTCCTCCGATACCGAGCCCTGCGCCGCCGTTGAAGCGCTCGCGCGCGGCGCCCACACGCTCATCCACGAGGCGACGTTCTCAGAGCGGCGGCCGCGCGGCATCGGCGCGCACTCCACGGCCGCCCAGGCCGGGGAGATTGCGGCTCGGGCGGGCGTGACGCGGCTCATCCTCGCCCACATCGATGCCGGCCTCCACGGCGAGCTCGACGCGCTCCGAGAGGAGGCGCGCGCCAGGTTCTCCGGCGAGGTGGAGATCGCCCGGGAACTCGTGCCGTACCCGCTGTGA
- a CDS encoding endonuclease V gives MTPRIVRAQAVQARLRSRVRASGGPRRVRLVAGADLAYRGDGSRAWAAVVLWSPRDGAVVETVTAAGRPRFPYVPGYLSFREGPLLLRAFGRLRHRPDLVLFDGQGIAHPRGIGLASHLGVLLDLPSVGCAKSRLVGEHDEPGPRRGDWTPLVLAGCQVGAVVRTRDGVKPLWISPGHRIGVRQAIRWTLACCRTRVPEPIRLAEQVVNRLKAGWRLKAGR, from the coding sequence GTGACGCCGCGCATCGTCCGCGCCCAGGCGGTGCAGGCGCGGCTCCGCTCCCGCGTCCGAGCCAGCGGCGGGCCCCGGCGCGTGAGGCTCGTGGCGGGGGCCGATCTGGCTTATCGCGGCGACGGATCGCGCGCGTGGGCCGCCGTCGTCCTCTGGTCGCCCCGCGACGGCGCCGTCGTCGAGACCGTCACTGCGGCCGGTCGCCCGCGCTTCCCGTACGTACCCGGCTATCTCTCCTTCCGCGAGGGGCCGCTGCTCCTGCGTGCCTTCGGGCGCCTCCGGCACAGGCCCGATCTCGTCCTCTTCGACGGGCAGGGCATCGCGCACCCGCGCGGGATCGGTCTCGCCTCGCACTTGGGCGTGCTGCTCGACCTTCCGAGCGTCGGCTGCGCCAAGTCGCGTCTGGTCGGAGAACACGACGAGCCCGGGCCGCGGCGCGGCGACTGGACGCCGCTCGTGCTCGCGGGTTGTCAGGTAGGGGCGGTGGTGCGCACGCGGGACGGCGTCAAGCCGCTCTGGATCTCGCCCGGCCACCGCATCGGCGTCCGCCAAGCCATCAGATGGACGCTCGCCTGCTGCCGCACGCGCGTGCCCGAGCCGATCCGCCTGGCCGAGCAGGTCGTCAACCGTCTCAAAGCCGGCTGGCGCCTCAAGGCCGGCCGGTGA
- a CDS encoding site-specific DNA-methyltransferase, whose product MIAYGSRDGRAQLYQGDSRDLSPVPTASVGVILTSPPYWIADSGRAAADRYARSLAVGFGREWRRVLAPGGDLWLVLGDRHDGREWVGFDGLVTASLRRTGWRLQSKGIWVQTRPRERWDNRINYLLRFRKAGSRVRPTGATLCWMLPLPRTHPESIWDATPEPVLRALLLASRKRGAVLDPFCGAGTVGRVALGLGREWIGVERDPRMARLTARRLKLVRAR is encoded by the coding sequence GTGATCGCCTACGGGAGCAGGGACGGACGGGCGCAGCTCTACCAGGGCGACAGCCGCGATCTCTCGCCGGTCCCGACGGCGAGCGTGGGCGTCATCCTTACGTCACCGCCCTACTGGATCGCAGACAGCGGCCGCGCCGCCGCCGACCGCTACGCGCGAAGCCTGGCCGTCGGCTTCGGCCGCGAGTGGCGTCGGGTGCTGGCACCCGGCGGCGACCTCTGGCTCGTCCTTGGTGACCGCCACGACGGCCGCGAGTGGGTGGGCTTCGACGGGCTGGTGACCGCATCGCTCAGGCGCACGGGCTGGCGGCTCCAGTCCAAGGGAATCTGGGTGCAGACGCGCCCGCGCGAGCGCTGGGACAACCGCATCAACTACCTGCTGCGCTTCCGCAAAGCCGGGAGCCGCGTGCGTCCGACGGGCGCCACGCTCTGCTGGATGCTGCCGCTGCCGCGCACGCACCCGGAGAGCATCTGGGACGCCACGCCCGAGCCCGTGCTGCGCGCGCTGCTTCTGGCGAGCCGGAAGCGCGGGGCGGTGCTGGACCCATTCTGCGGCGCGGGGACGGTGGGGCGCGTGGCGCTCGGCCTCGGCCGCGAGTGGATCGGCGTCGAGCGCGACCCGCGCATGGCGCGCCTCACCGCGCGACGGCTCAAGCTCGTCCGCGCGCGCTGA